TTCTACAGGCACTTCGCAATCTTCAAAGAATATCTCAGCCGAGTGGGAGCCCCTTAAGCCCATCTTTTCCTCTATTTTTCCGATCTGGAAGCCTGGGAAATCTTTCTCGACTAAAAAGGAGGTGATCCCTTTTGCTCCCTTGGAAGGATCGGTGACAGCCATGACCGTGAAAATTCCAGCGATTGGGGCATTCGTGATGTAATGTTTGGAGCCATTCAGAATGAACTTGTCTGCTTTTCGGACAGCCCTTGTCTTTAAATTAGTCGCATTTGAACCTGCACTTGGTTCTGTTAAAGCAAAAGCGCCAATCATTTCTCCGGTAGCCATGCGCGGCAAATATTTTCGTTTTTGCTCCTCCGTGCCCATCTCGACAATCCCTACAGAACCGATGCCATTATGGCATCCAATGACGGTCGTAAATCCATTGCTTGTTTTTCCAATCTCTTCAAAAATGGCGCACTTTCCAAGCATATCAATACCCAGTCCACCGTATTGTTCGGGGATGCTCAGTCCAAACAATCCCACTTCTTTGCACATATCCATGATTTGATCTGGTATATGATCTTCACGTTCAATTTGATCAGCGACTGGTTCGACCTTCTCGCTGATAAAACTCCGTACAGCTTTGCGCAGCTCTTCTATTTCACTGCTGAATGTAACGTTCATGTCATCCACTCCCCTTCTTACCGTGACGTCGGTTTACTATTTCACTTCGTCTGGTATGCGATTGGTGTAGAGGGTATTCTCCTCCACAAAGTCGTACAGTTTTTGGGCCATGCAATCTTTCCTGCCGGATTCGATTTCTTCCACAATGTGGGCAATTAGTCCGACTGCCCTCGCCGCGACGGCAAATGATTTCACGACACTGTAGTGCAACCCTATATCCGACAACACAGCTCCAATCGCGCCTGCCGCATTTAGTGTGATCCGTTTGCCTTTTTTCGTGCTGATTTGCTCGTGAATTTCTTTCATGATAGCCGTATGGTTTCCGGCAAACCCTAGCTCCTCTGCCAATGCAAACAACTTTTCTGTGCGTGGATCAACAGGTCTATGAATCGGATGTCCGAACCCTGGCATTTGCAGTCCTTTTTCTTCACGTTCCTCCAGGATTCGTTTGGCGATCTCTTTTCTGTCGCAATCAGCACCGTACTTTTGCAACGCCTCTTGAAGCATTTGAGCAACGTATTCCATGGCTCCTAGATAGACTGAACCCGCCCCCAACAATCCGGCTGCGACTGCAGCTTGCACAGCCTCCGGAGCTCCCAGATAGGTCAAGCGTGCGGAAATCGAGCTGGGTGTAAATCCATGTTCACATATGGCAACCATGCACGCATTCAGCATCTTTGATTCATTCTGGGTAGGCTTCCGATGTGCTGCTCCCAAAAATGCCATATCCGCCAACGTGATCTGTCCCATTAATTCTTCTGTCAAATCATAGCCATGAACATAAATCTTGTCTGATTTTGATACACCGATGTTTGTCTGAAATTCCATTCTCTTCCCTCGCTTTCGTATTCATAGAACTGGTTTACCTGCTTGATTTATTTACAAGCAATTACCGTGCCATCTTGCACATTTCCTCTCCCAACAATAAAACCGCCCTTGCTTGGCGGTTTCGTGTAAAGCATCATTTTTAGCCTGCTGATGTGGCCTCTGCGAACTGACTGTTGTATAAATCCGCATAAAAACCATCTTGCTCCATCAACTCGTCATGTGTTCCTTGTTCAATGATCGTTCCCTTGTTCATGACGAGGATCAAGTCTGCATTTCTGATCGTAGACAGTCGATGTGCGATCACGAAGCTGGTACGCCCCTTCATCAGCTCATTCATCGCTTCCTGGATATGCACCTCGGTACGTGTATCAACGCTGCTTGTTGCTTCATCCAAAATCAGAATCGTAGGATCTGCCAAAATAGCACGAGCGATGGTCAACAGCTGTTTTTGCCCTTGGGAGATATTGGAGGCTTCTTCATTTAACACCGTCTTGTATCCATCTGGTAGCGTACGAATAAAGTGATCGGCGCGAGCTGCCTTCGCCGCGCGAATGATATCCGTATCAGAAGCGTCAGGATGTGCATAGGCCAAATTATCATGGATCGTTCCGTTAAACAGCCATGTATCTTGCAAGACCATGCCGAACAAGGAGCGAAGATCGCTTCGTTTCATGCGTGTAATATCGACGTCATCGATCAGAATCGCTCCGCCATTGAGCTCATAAAAGCGCATAAGCAAATTAATCATGGTCGTCTTACCTGCACCTGTTGGGCCTACGATCGCAATCTTTTGTCCAGGCTCTACTACGAGATTGATATCTTGCATCAGCAAATGCCCTTCTTTATAACCAAACTTGACATGCTTAAATTCCACTTTGCCTTTAGGCGCTGCGATCGTGACTGGCTCTTTGCTTTCAGGCACTTCCTCTTCTTCATCCAAAACCTCAAAGACCCGCTCCGCTGAAGCGATCGTCGACTGGATCAGGTTGGCGATGTTCGCCGTCTGCGCAATGGGCATCGTGAACTGACGAGTATATTGGATAAAGGCTTGGATATCCCCAATTTCAATGGAACCGTTCGTAGCGAGAATCCCGCCGACAATGCAGACAAGCACGTATCCGATATTTCCGATGAAGCTCATTACCGGCATGATAATCCCTGATATAAATTGCGCCCGCCATCCGGCTTCGTACAGCTTTGCATTGATTTGATCAAATGTCTGCTGTGACTTCTTCTCATATCCAAACGCCTTAACAACCTGATGCCCCGTAAACATTTCTTCTACATGCCCATTCAATTCACCAAGCGAGCTCTGCTGTCCGATGAAATGCTTTTGAGACTTCGAGGCGATTTGTTTCGTAGCAATGGCACTGAGCGGCAACGTCAAAATCAGAATGAGCGTCAATAATGGGCTAATCGTCAGCATCATAATGATGACACCAGCGATCGTCACGATGGAAGTGATGAGCTGTGTCAGACTTTGCTGGAGCGTGTTGCTGATATTATCAATGTCGTTCGTGACACGACTCAAAATATCCCCATGCATTTTCGAATCAAAGTATTTCAGCGGCAGGCGAGACAATTTCTCATTTACCTGCTCACGCATGTCATAGACGATCTTCTGCGATACTCCTGCCATTACATATTGCTGCAAATAGCTGAACAGCGCACTGATGACATACAAGACAATCAAAAGGAGCAGGATATTTGCAATATACCCAAAGTCAAATACGATTTCCTTTGGCTGTCCCTGCATGAGACCGATCATGCCTGCGAAAAGACTCGTTGTCGCCTTCCCCATCAGTTTGGGACTAACAATGGCGAAGATCGTACTCAAAACGGCAGCCAGAAACACGATGATCAGCTGCATACGGTGTGGCCGAAAGTAGCCGATCAAGCGTTTGAGTGTACCTTTAAAGTCCTTTGCTTTTGCTCCTTGTATCACCATTCCCATCGGTCCACCCATGTGGCCGCCACCCTTTGGAGCTTGCTTACTTCCTCGCGGCTCACTCATGCGATCTCCTCCTCTGTCAGTTGGGATCGTACGATTTCCTGATAGACTTCGCAGTTTTGCATGAGCTCTTGATGTGTCCCCATACCCGCAATCGAGCCTTCATCCAACACGATAATCTGGTCTGCGTCCATCACGCTGCTAACCCGCTGAGCCACGATGATTAACGTGGATTGGTTCTTCTCGATCTCTTCTTTTAATGCGGCTCTCAATAACGCATCTGTTTTGAAATCCAACGCAGAAAAACTGTCATCAAACATGTAGATGGCCGGCTGGCGGACAATTGCTCGTGCAATCGATAACCGTTGTTTTTGTCCACCGGACACGTTCGTACCGCCTTGGGAAATGTGTGCCTCGTATTCGCCCTTCATACTCGCAATAAAATCGCTTGCCTGCGCAATTTTGACGGCATTCTCGATTTCGGTATCTGTCGCGTCTTCTTTACCGAAGCGAATATTGTCAGCGATCGAGCCTGAAAAGAGCAGCACTTTTTGAGGGACATAGCCAATTTTTGCTCGCAATTGCTCTAGTGGCAGGTCACGTATGTCAAGGTCATCTACTCGAATGGCTCCGGAAGTCACATCGTAGAATCGCTCAACCAGATTGAGTATCGTCGATTTACCGGAGCCTGTTCCTCCGATAATCGCGGTGGTCTGCCCCGGACGAGCTGTAAAGGTAATCGAGGTCAATGCGGGATGTTCCGCACCCGGGTAAGAAAATGTGACATCCTGAAACTCCACCGTCCCTGGAGTTGTTGTTTTCGTTTGCGTCACAGGCTCAGGGCGATCATAAATGGTCGAATGTAAATCCAACACTTCGTTAATTCGGATAGCGGATGCAGAAGCACGCGGAACCATGACGAAGATCATGGACAGCATAACCAATGAGAACATAATCTGTGTCGCATATTGGATAAACGCCATGAGATCACCGACTTGCAGGTCCATATTGCTGACACGAATGCCCCCAAACCAAAGAATGGCAACAGCAGACAAGTTAAAAGTCAACATCATAATCGGCATCAAAGCTGCCATGATTCGATTTACGTTAATCGCTGTCTGCGTCAAATCCGTATTCGCTTCGTTAAAACGCCTTTTCTCCACATCCATGCGGTTAAATGAGCGGATCACACGAATTCCCGTCAAGCCTTCCCTCACGACTAAATTCAGCTTATCCAGCTTCTTTTGCATGACTTTGAAAAGAGGCATCCCCTTGCGTGCGATCAGGAAAATGGCTAAAGCTAGAATGGGAACAACTACTGCAAGAACAAGCGTCAGCTTGGCATCCTTAGATGAAGCCATGATAATTCCACCAATACACATCATGGGAGCAGCCACCATGATACGCAAAATCATAATCAAAACCTGCTGTACTTGGTTAATATCGTTCGTTGTTCTCGTAATGAGCGAGGCTGTACCGATTTGGTCGATCTCCTGCATGGAATAGTGTTCTACTTGGTTAAATACCTTAGCACGCAGCTCACGACCAAAGCTCATAGCAACCTTGGATGAGAAGTAACTGGCTCCGATGGCACAAAAGCCCCCACCCGCAGCGACGAGCAGCATAAAACCGCCAACCTTCCAAATAAAGAAGGTATCGCCCTGCACAATCCCGACATCAACGATATCCGCCATTAATGTTGGTAAGTACAGATCGGATAAGGATTGGATGAATACAAGTACCAATATCGCTGCGATCGGCCATTTGTAGGACGTCAAGTATCGAAACAGCCTCATCATACGGATACACGCTCCCTTTCCTGCCTCTTCCATACTACAATTCCAATCGCCTTACGGTTGTATGCATCTATTTACGAACGGTATCCGCAGCCACCCCGTTTTCTATCAAAAAAAAGAGGGCAAGCCCATTATGTAACTGGGTCGCCCTATCGTAGTTTGTTCTTATGAATGGAACTACATCGTTCTTTTCAGCCCACTTCCTTTTTTGAGTTCGGAAGGGGAAAAACCAATCGTGAAGAGAAGCGGGAGCTCAATGAATCTGTTTATGCGATCAGCTCAATGTTGTTAATGCTTCTCGCGTAAATGGTTGAAGTTCTTCGGTATTGCCATTACGAATTTTTGATACCCAAGCCGGATCGCTCAGTAGCGCACGTCCAACTGCCACAAGATCAAACTCTTCTTGCTCGATTCGCTCAATCAGATTATCGATGTTAGCGGGCTGACTACCCTTGCCTTCGGTGAATAGACTCAGGAACTCAGAGTCCAATCCAACAGATCCAACGGTGATGGTTGGTTTTCCCGTCAGTTTACGAGTCCAGCCTGCCAGGTTTAGATCAGAGCCTTCAAACTCCGGCTCCCAGAAGCGTCGAGTGGAAGCATGGAAGATGTCCACACCGGCTTCAGACAGAGGTGCAAGGAAAAGCTCCAATTCCTCAGGCGTTTTTGCCAGTTTGGATTGATAATCGCTCGGTTTCCATTGCGAAAATCGGAAAATTATCGGGAAGTCAGGACCGACTGCTTCCCGTACAGCCTTAATCACCTCTACAGCAAATTTGGTGCGACCTACGAGATCACCGCCATATTCATCTGTACGCTTGTTGGTGACGTCCCAGAAGAACTGGTCAATCAGGTAGCCATGTGCTCCGTGAATTTCCACTGCGTCAAAACCAATTTTCTTAGCTTGAGACGCGGCCTGTGCGTAAGCCCGAATGAGATCGTTGATTTCTTCGATGCTGAGTGGTTCTGATACCTTTTCACCAGTAAGACTTAGACCAGAAGGACCGATTGGTTCGGCATCTGATTCTGGGAATTTCTCCTTTTGGCGAGCCATGCCGGTATGCCAAATCTGCGGAGCAATTTTTCCGCCCGCTTCATGTACTTCTCGAACAACGCGTGCCCATCCGTCGAGTGCTTCCTCTCCATAGAAATGTGGGACATTCTGGTCTGCACCCGCAGCTGGATGCTCGATTAGCGTTCCTTCGGTGATGATTAAGCCCACCTCGTTCTCTGCGCGGCGACGGTAATAGTCAGCTACATTGGGCCCTGGAATCCCGTTCGGTGAAAAACTGCGGGTCATGGGTGCCATAACAAACCGATTTTCAAGTTTCAGTCCTTTGTATTCAAACGGGGTGAATAACGCTGTTACAGATTTTGATGAATTCATGTGCTTCCCTCTTTCTTTTCACTATTTTTTCATTCTAATTTTTCCATACCACTCTTGAGCAGTAGTTGTAACAATCACATCGTTAATGAGTTACATCATGCATCTGAATACATGCACATAGGATACATCATCATACGATTTTTTAACTCTAAACCTTTGAAACCCCCACTCCTTTACTGATTTTAGTGAGTAGAGTTTTGTGTTTTTAAATGCATGCGCACGCATTTAATTTACCATCATCCTTTTTCACCTGTCAACCGATAAGTGTAACGGCGATCCTGATACGAAAAAAAGCCGCTATTCCCGTTGGTTTGGAAATGGTGGCTTTTTGCCATTACTTCTTTTGCACTAACAATTGTAATGCTTCATTAAATTTTCCATCTGAAAAAGCAGATTGGAGAATTTCATTCATCGTCACGAGGTATCTCTGGAGTTTTTCTTCACCTAATTCGGTTAGCTGAGTATAAACGCCTCTACGGTCGTCTTCACATACATTCCTCTGTAAAGCTCTGCAGTTTTTTGCCTCCAGTCTTCCAACCAGCCTTGATATCGCACTTTGACTTAATCCAACCCGTTCCTGTAATTGTTGTAATCTCAGTGTTTTATTACTTTCTTTCGATAAAAAGTAAAGGACGTAAAACTCTTTTAAAGAAAGATTGTAATTTTCTCGTAAATCTTTTTCAAGCATATTGGAAATACTTTCAGTAATGTGAGTAAGAGCCAACCAATCGTTTATAAGTTCATGATTAGGGTCGGTTTTCATAGTAAATTCCACCTGTTCTAGACTATATGTCATGCTAATTCGTTTCATTATAATACAGAAAGCTATCACGCTCCAAACTCTCGTCACGAATACTTCTTCCGCCAAAACAAAAAAGCCCTCACTTTCCGCGAGGGCTGTAAAAAAATGAAAGCGAAATCGAGACTCGTTTAACTCGTTCAGGTATCGCCAATAGCTGAAGATGCTTCTTATTCTTATTCGATTTCTCCATCACGATCTGTTACCGCAAAGTTGTAATTAATAGAGCGTGTAAATGGTTCGCCGTCCTCATTGATTCCGGTTACGTCAAAGGAGAGATTATAAACGCCTGGCTTAGTCGGCACGGTAAAATTGCCAGTAAGCTCATCTTCTTTTATGGCAAACTTCACTTCATCAAGGACGCTTGCTTTTTCGCCGTTCAGCGAGCGAGTCAGGTTTGCTTTTTCCAGTAGCGATTGATCAATTTCGTTTTTGCCCAGGTCGACGGAAATCTTCGCTTTGTCGCCTTTCTTGAATACCTTTTTGCTCGCCTTTACTTTCGCTTCTTCTCCACCATCCACGGAACCCACCATGAAAAAGGCATCGTCAGAGCCCTCCACTTCAAGTGTCCATTCGCCTGCTTCCGGCTCCTCTACTTCAATGAAGTGATGAACAGCATCTTGGAATATCTCGGATTCATCCTCCGATTCGCTTTTTTCACTGCGGTCCGCTTCATACTTTTTGCCAGACGGACTGATCAGGGTCACAGCAGTGTCTTCCGACGAGGTCATCGTATCTAGGTTGAACTGATTGATTCCGCTCTCCAGGAAAAATGTTTCCGAGACAGTGTCTTCCACTTCGCCCCCACGGAGAATGACGGAGCTCTCTTCCAAAGTGCTTGATTTTGACTTGTCTTCGCTTACTTTATTTGCACTGCGAACAGAGGCCTTTTGCAATTTCGGTTCGACCAGATTCCATGTATTCGAGGCTTTCACTATTTGACCGTGGGAAATGTCTTTGGTAAAGCTCTTAATCCCATAAGGCAAACCGAAGGCAGATTCTACGGAAACAGCGCCATCATCTTCACCTGGAATAGCCGCATGACCAAACCAGGTAGGACTAAACATGCCATCGTCCCCTGTTCCGGCAGCCATGTATGTCTTGGTTGAACGAATTTCGGTACGGTTGTCAGTCTGGGAACGGAAGTTGGCCATGTATGACGTTTGCAGGGAATACACCGCATCGTCTTTTTTGCCAAGAATGTCAGCAAGCCATCCTGCCCAATTGCTGTACGCTAAGTCAGCCAATTCTGAACCTTTGTTTGGCGTAGCAATCTGGTGAACGACGTTAACATACTGATGTGCGCCGTAGTGGACGAGTGCTGTCTGTGTATCGATGCCACCTTTGGAATGTGCAATGATATTGATTTTGGAAACACCGTAATAATCTGCAACCTTTTTAATGACTTCGGCTAGCTTGGCACCGTTTGTCCACATGTTTCCGCCAGTACCATCCGCGTCCTTCAGTTGCACAAATGCGGTACGATACCCAGCGTTATAGGCTGCATCATAAAATCCGTCTGTTGTATACCAGGTTTTGTAGGTGGAGTGCAGACCTTGGACAAACAGGATCACAGGCTTGTCTTTGGATGCATTGGGAGGAACCGCACCTGTGTACCAGTCACCAAAATGACCACTTGGATTGTCGTCATGCAAAGCCGGAGGTGGAGCCGCTGCGCTTGCAGCTTGCGGGTAGACCAGCGCCGTTGATAATGTAACGGCCGCCAGCAAACGAGATAGTGCTTTCTGATTCATGAAAAGAACACCAACCTTCACCTTAGGATTTATTGTTGCCGTGCACAATCGTTAGAATTGTGCACGGGTTGCAACTGCCCGTTCTACCTTCAATGTGTCTTGAATGATCGTTAGGATCGTATTCATTTGCTGATGAATAAAGAAATGCCCACCAAGCATTGGGTAGAATTTGCATTCTCGCCCGCAATAGTCTCGCCATGCCACAATATCTTGGATTTCAATAGAATCTTCTTTCCCAAACAAAACCGTCATGTTGACAGGGATTTGCTGAGGAAGCTCGTTATTCATTTCGTAAGTTTGTACGGCCTGGAAATCAGCGCGAATATTAGGCAAAAATAACTCTAAGAGCTCGTGATTATCCAAAACTTCATTGGGGGTGCCCCCAAGTGTACGTAGCGATTCGATGAATTCGTTATGCGGCAGGTTGTATGTTTTCACCAGTTTGTGATACGCATGTGGTACGCGGGATGCAGACAGGAACAAGTGCTGGGGCAGTGGCTTTCCATTCTGCAACAGCTTTCGCGTCAGTTCAAACGCAATTAATCCGCCCATGCTGTGGCCATAAAAGGCAAAAGGTTCTTCCCCCAGCTCTGGTGTGATCCGTTTGTATACATCCTCCAAGACCTCATAAAACGAGGTGGAAAGAACCACGTTATCGCTTTGGAGTGAAGGCCTTACCTCGAATGGATCAATTTCCAATAACGCTGGGGACAATACTCGCTTCCAACTGTAATAGATGCTGGGAAGTCCACCTGCGTACGGAAAGCAGAACAATTTCATCTCTTTCCCCGCCCTTTCTTCATTACGTAATTACCTCGATATCTTTCTATGAAAAATGGCCTGATACAAATCTTGTAAATCCTTCATGACGACTTGAGCAGCAAACTGATCGGTAGTCGCGCATACTGACAATTTGTAGCCTGGATCGATCCCATACTGATGAAATGCCCAAGCATCGCGCGAATCATTTTGCGATATCGTAATCGATTGGTCTAGGCTTTTTCTAATGGCGAATGATTGTAGTGGGATAGACAGCCCCATTCCTCTCGCTTTTATATAGCTCTCCTTCAAAGTCCAAAGGTCGAAGAAATACGGAAGCTGTTCATCCGGATGTTTTGCCAAGAGATCTTCTACTTCGGCTGGTGCAAAATAATGAGTGGCAATATCCAAGTCAATCGGACATATTTGCTCCACATCAATCCCCACTTGCGAGTCATGCGTGGCGCAGACCACCCAGTCTCCGGAATGCGAGACGTTAAAGCAGAAGTTGGGAAATGATTTCAAAAAAGGTTTTCCGTATGCATTGTAGTCATACTCGATTTCGTCATTGGAAATCTCGTAGGCTTCACAAATGAGAGAGCGTACGAGCACGTCCGCGAGCAACGCCCGATAAGAATCAGCCGGATTTCTGAAACGGTTGACCCGTTCCCGCTTTTCTTCGGGTAGTGCTTGCAAAAATCGGTTGAACAACTCTTTCTCCATGACAGCAGGACATTTCAAAGCGTAGATGGCAATCACGTAGCGCTCACTCTTCTTTCTGTCAATTCAAGACTACTGACTTGTTCTGCTCGATCCTTTCGCTGCTGCACTTCATACAATTTGGCATACGTGCCGTTGTGCTCCATTAACTCAACATGGTGACCTTGCTCGATGACTTTTCCTTGATCCATCACGTAAATCACATCGGCATCCTCAACAGTCGACAAGCGATGAGCGATAACGAGTACCGTTTTATCTTTCATCAGTGCGGTTAATGCTTGCTGCACCCAATATTCCGATTCTGCATCCAAAGCGGAGGTTGCTTCATCCAGTAGAAGAATCGGCGCATTTTTCAGGATGGCTCTGGCAATGGCAATTCGCTGACGCTGTCCGCCAGATAGCTTGGCACCGCGTTCTCCTGTTTTTGTCTGGTAGCCATCTGACAGTTCCATAATAAAATCATGCGCATACGCTGCTTTGCTTGCGTTGATGACATCCTCTTCCGAAGCATCCAGGCATCCGTAACGAATATTGTCTTCGATGGTTCCTTCGAACAAAAAGGCATCCTGAGGCACGTACGAGATCAAGCTTCTAATTTCTGCTAGAGAATACGCTCCCATGGGCTTGCCAAGTAAATAAAGAGCGCCGCTCGCAGGTGGGTAATACCCCAACAGAAGTTTCATGACGGTGCTTTTTCCACTTCCACTCGTTCCGACTAGCCCAGCCATTTGGCCTTTCTCGACTCGCAACGAAACACCATCCAGCACGTTTGTATCTTCGTTGTATCCGAAAACGACCTGCTCCAACTTCAGCATGCTTTCGCATAGCTGATGTTTGTCGGAGCTCTTCTGATACTCTTCTGGTTCGAGAGGTTCATTCAGAAAATCGACGACCCGAGAAGCGCCTGCTAGCGAACTTTGCAACGCTGTGATGACTTGGCCAAGCTGGAGAAATGCCAGTGTCACAAGCATCTGTTGCTGAACCAAAGCGACCAGCACGCCCAACCCGATTATTTGTTTGGATACCATCATGATTCCAAAAACAAGCATTCCCCCGAAGCTTAAGAATTGGATGAAAAAATTGGTCCCTTCCAATAATCCGTGTTTATGACCTTGCTTGATGGCAGACGAAGCTACTTCTTCGTTTGCTTCCGTGTAACGTGCGGTGACAACGTTA
This genomic stretch from Brevibacillus sp. DP1.3A harbors:
- a CDS encoding acyl-CoA dehydrogenase family protein, whose translation is MNVTFSSEIEELRKAVRSFISEKVEPVADQIEREDHIPDQIMDMCKEVGLFGLSIPEQYGGLGIDMLGKCAIFEEIGKTSNGFTTVIGCHNGIGSVGIVEMGTEEQKRKYLPRMATGEMIGAFALTEPSAGSNATNLKTRAVRKADKFILNGSKHYITNAPIAGIFTVMAVTDPSKGAKGITSFLVEKDFPGFQIGKIEEKMGLRGSHSAEIFFEDCEVPVENVLGYEGMGYTNALKILANGRAGLAARNLGSCQKLLDMSMKYAMERIQFDKPIFEQQIIQHYLAEIALDCETLRAFTYHVASLVDQGKNVIKEAAMVKLFASEVYNRVADKAVQIHGGIGYIKEFPIERYYRDARITKIYEGTSEIQKNIIAGRLRKEYT
- a CDS encoding citryl-CoA lyase codes for the protein MEFQTNIGVSKSDKIYVHGYDLTEELMGQITLADMAFLGAAHRKPTQNESKMLNACMVAICEHGFTPSSISARLTYLGAPEAVQAAVAAGLLGAGSVYLGAMEYVAQMLQEALQKYGADCDRKEIAKRILEEREEKGLQMPGFGHPIHRPVDPRTEKLFALAEELGFAGNHTAIMKEIHEQISTKKGKRITLNAAGAIGAVLSDIGLHYSVVKSFAVAARAVGLIAHIVEEIESGRKDCMAQKLYDFVEENTLYTNRIPDEVK
- a CDS encoding ABC transporter ATP-binding protein, giving the protein MSEPRGSKQAPKGGGHMGGPMGMVIQGAKAKDFKGTLKRLIGYFRPHRMQLIIVFLAAVLSTIFAIVSPKLMGKATTSLFAGMIGLMQGQPKEIVFDFGYIANILLLLIVLYVISALFSYLQQYVMAGVSQKIVYDMREQVNEKLSRLPLKYFDSKMHGDILSRVTNDIDNISNTLQQSLTQLITSIVTIAGVIIMMLTISPLLTLILILTLPLSAIATKQIASKSQKHFIGQQSSLGELNGHVEEMFTGHQVVKAFGYEKKSQQTFDQINAKLYEAGWRAQFISGIIMPVMSFIGNIGYVLVCIVGGILATNGSIEIGDIQAFIQYTRQFTMPIAQTANIANLIQSTIASAERVFEVLDEEEEVPESKEPVTIAAPKGKVEFKHVKFGYKEGHLLMQDINLVVEPGQKIAIVGPTGAGKTTMINLLMRFYELNGGAILIDDVDITRMKRSDLRSLFGMVLQDTWLFNGTIHDNLAYAHPDASDTDIIRAAKAARADHFIRTLPDGYKTVLNEEASNISQGQKQLLTIARAILADPTILILDEATSSVDTRTEVHIQEAMNELMKGRTSFVIAHRLSTIRNADLILVMNKGTIIEQGTHDELMEQDGFYADLYNSQFAEATSAG
- a CDS encoding ABC transporter ATP-binding protein yields the protein MMRLFRYLTSYKWPIAAILVLVFIQSLSDLYLPTLMADIVDVGIVQGDTFFIWKVGGFMLLVAAGGGFCAIGASYFSSKVAMSFGRELRAKVFNQVEHYSMQEIDQIGTASLITRTTNDINQVQQVLIMILRIMVAAPMMCIGGIIMASSKDAKLTLVLAVVVPILALAIFLIARKGMPLFKVMQKKLDKLNLVVREGLTGIRVIRSFNRMDVEKRRFNEANTDLTQTAINVNRIMAALMPIMMLTFNLSAVAILWFGGIRVSNMDLQVGDLMAFIQYATQIMFSLVMLSMIFVMVPRASASAIRINEVLDLHSTIYDRPEPVTQTKTTTPGTVEFQDVTFSYPGAEHPALTSITFTARPGQTTAIIGGTGSGKSTILNLVERFYDVTSGAIRVDDLDIRDLPLEQLRAKIGYVPQKVLLFSGSIADNIRFGKEDATDTEIENAVKIAQASDFIASMKGEYEAHISQGGTNVSGGQKQRLSIARAIVRQPAIYMFDDSFSALDFKTDALLRAALKEEIEKNQSTLIIVAQRVSSVMDADQIIVLDEGSIAGMGTHQELMQNCEVYQEIVRSQLTEEEIA
- a CDS encoding NADH:flavin oxidoreductase, which codes for MNSSKSVTALFTPFEYKGLKLENRFVMAPMTRSFSPNGIPGPNVADYYRRRAENEVGLIITEGTLIEHPAAGADQNVPHFYGEEALDGWARVVREVHEAGGKIAPQIWHTGMARQKEKFPESDAEPIGPSGLSLTGEKVSEPLSIEEINDLIRAYAQAASQAKKIGFDAVEIHGAHGYLIDQFFWDVTNKRTDEYGGDLVGRTKFAVEVIKAVREAVGPDFPIIFRFSQWKPSDYQSKLAKTPEELELFLAPLSEAGVDIFHASTRRFWEPEFEGSDLNLAGWTRKLTGKPTITVGSVGLDSEFLSLFTEGKGSQPANIDNLIERIEQEEFDLVAVGRALLSDPAWVSKIRNGNTEELQPFTREALTTLS
- a CDS encoding MarR family winged helix-turn-helix transcriptional regulator; protein product: MKTDPNHELINDWLALTHITESISNMLEKDLRENYNLSLKEFYVLYFLSKESNKTLRLQQLQERVGLSQSAISRLVGRLEAKNCRALQRNVCEDDRRGVYTQLTELGEEKLQRYLVTMNEILQSAFSDGKFNEALQLLVQKK
- a CDS encoding proprotein convertase P-domain-containing protein, giving the protein MNQKALSRLLAAVTLSTALVYPQAASAAAPPPALHDDNPSGHFGDWYTGAVPPNASKDKPVILFVQGLHSTYKTWYTTDGFYDAAYNAGYRTAFVQLKDADGTGGNMWTNGAKLAEVIKKVADYYGVSKINIIAHSKGGIDTQTALVHYGAHQYVNVVHQIATPNKGSELADLAYSNWAGWLADILGKKDDAVYSLQTSYMANFRSQTDNRTEIRSTKTYMAAGTGDDGMFSPTWFGHAAIPGEDDGAVSVESAFGLPYGIKSFTKDISHGQIVKASNTWNLVEPKLQKASVRSANKVSEDKSKSSTLEESSVILRGGEVEDTVSETFFLESGINQFNLDTMTSSEDTAVTLISPSGKKYEADRSEKSESEDESEIFQDAVHHFIEVEEPEAGEWTLEVEGSDDAFFMVGSVDGGEEAKVKASKKVFKKGDKAKISVDLGKNEIDQSLLEKANLTRSLNGEKASVLDEVKFAIKEDELTGNFTVPTKPGVYNLSFDVTGINEDGEPFTRSINYNFAVTDRDGEIE
- a CDS encoding thioesterase II family protein, coding for MKLFCFPYAGGLPSIYYSWKRVLSPALLEIDPFEVRPSLQSDNVVLSTSFYEVLEDVYKRITPELGEEPFAFYGHSMGGLIAFELTRKLLQNGKPLPQHLFLSASRVPHAYHKLVKTYNLPHNEFIESLRTLGGTPNEVLDNHELLELFLPNIRADFQAVQTYEMNNELPQQIPVNMTVLFGKEDSIEIQDIVAWRDYCGRECKFYPMLGGHFFIHQQMNTILTIIQDTLKVERAVATRAQF
- a CDS encoding 4'-phosphopantetheinyl transferase superfamily protein, translating into MIAIYALKCPAVMEKELFNRFLQALPEEKRERVNRFRNPADSYRALLADVLVRSLICEAYEISNDEIEYDYNAYGKPFLKSFPNFCFNVSHSGDWVVCATHDSQVGIDVEQICPIDLDIATHYFAPAEVEDLLAKHPDEQLPYFFDLWTLKESYIKARGMGLSIPLQSFAIRKSLDQSITISQNDSRDAWAFHQYGIDPGYKLSVCATTDQFAAQVVMKDLQDLYQAIFHRKISR